In the genome of Pseudorasbora parva isolate DD20220531a chromosome 10, ASM2467924v1, whole genome shotgun sequence, one region contains:
- the col10a1a gene encoding collagen, type X, alpha 1a — protein sequence MELRVASILLLLVALTAAHGERYVVKKVMKAPQYQPYAVKSQVVSVAGEPGAPGEPGPAGPPGPPGPAGEDGEGLPGPQGPPGPPGPAGYSAPGKPGSPGGPGKPGATGAPGLKGDTGATGPQGPRGMPGPVGSPGPAGFSATGKPGAAGLPGAMGPRGEPGLKGHPGIPGLPGQKGERGIGVQGPPGERGPAGVVGPSGKPGEPGVGRPGKAGHPGEPGKSGSPGRDGEPGPMGAQGPKGQTGAPGIGMPGKPGENGAPGMPGPTGPKGPQGTAGTPGAPGVPGYGKPGEPGVKGDRGVAGSPGTTGQKGEPGAKGHTGYPGATGPVGPAGSQGPRGFPGERGATGDKGDQGPMGPQGMKGHKGEQGAQGIEGKQGYPGATGQPGPRGATGAPGNKGDAGHTGAPGTPGTPGPAGPKGLPGYPGAAGEKGEEGAPGARGPVGPAGPAGLPGLKGHPGLPGAPGPAGLAAKGIPGPQGPPGLPGSDGPAGLPGPAGPPGPPGPPGEVMFEKAQGETVYPVLVKSPVSAFTVATVTPYPPSGTPIKFDQIVYNAEQHYDPETGLFTCQIPGIYYFSYSVHVNGANALVALYKNSDPVMFTYDEYNKGFVDQMSGSSVLQLNEQDTVYIQIPDDEANGVFAADNVHCSFSGFLIAST from the coding sequence TGGTATCGGTAGCAGGAGAACCAGGCGCCCCCGGTGAGCCAGGCCCAGCTGGACCACCTGGCCCCCCTGGACCCGCAGGAGAAGATGGTGAAGGACTGCCAGGGCCACAGGGACCACCTGGACCACCTGGTCCTGCTGGTTACTCAGCACCTGGAAAACCTGGTTCTCCAGGTGGACCCGGCAAACCTGGAGCCACAGGTGCACCTGGACTTAAAGGAGATACTGGTGCAACTGGTCCTCAAGGCCCCAGAGGCATGCCTGGTCCTGTTGGTAGCCCTGGACCTGCAGGTTTTTCTGCAACAGGCAAACCTGGAGCAGCAGGTCTTCCAGGAGCAATGGGACCACGTGGAGAGCCAGGTCTTAAAGGACATCCAGGTATTCCTGGTCTGCCAGGACAAAAAGGAGAAAGAGGCATTGGGGTTCAGGGTCCACCAGGTGAAAGAGGTCCGGCAGGAGTAGTGGGTCCTTCAGGGAAGCCTGGTGAGCCTGGTGTTGGAAGACCTGGCAAAGCTGGACATCCTGGTGAACCAGGTAAATCAGGCTCACCTGGCCGTGATGGAGAACCTGGACCCATGGGTGCACAAGGTCCAAAAGGTCAAACAGGTGCTCCTGGAATTGGAATGCCTGGCAAGCCAGGTGAGAATGGTGCCCCAGGTATGCCTGGCCCTACTGGCCCCAAAGGTCCACAAGGCACGGCTGGTACTCCTGGTGCTCCTGGTGTTCCGGGTTATGGTAAACCAGGTGAACCTGGCGTAAAAGGTGACAGAGGAGTAGCTGGTAGCCCAGGTACAACAGGTCAGAAAGGTGAGCCAGGTGCTAAAGGGCACACTGGATATCCAGGTGCTACTGGTCCTGTGGGTCCAGCTGGTTCTCAAGGTCCAAGAGGTTTCCCGGGTGAGAGGGGGGCAACAGGTGATAAGGGTGATCAAGGTCCAATGGGACCTCAAGGGATGAAGGGGCACAAGGGAGAACAGGGAGCCCAAGGCATTGAAGGCAAGCAGGGATATCCAGGGGCAACAGGACAACCTGGTCCAAGAGGAGCTACAGGTGCTCCTGGTAACAAAGGAGATGCTGGCCACACAGGTGCTCCTGGTACCCCAGGAACACCAGGACCTGCTGGACCAAAGGGTCTTCCAGGATATCCTGGAGCAGCTGGTGAGAAAGGAGAGGAAGGAGCTCCTGGAGCAAGAGGCCCCGTTGGCCCAGCCGGTCCTGCAGGCCTACCTGGCCTTAAAGGGCACCCAGGTCTTCCTGGAGCACCTGGCCCAGCTGGTTTGGCTGCCAAGGGAATTCCTGGACCTCAGGGTCCACCTGGACTTCCTGGATCTGATGGCCCTGCTGGGCTTCCAGGTCCCGCTGGACCTCCCGGCCCTCCCGGTCCTCCTGGTGAGGTCATGTTTGAGAAGGCCCAAGGTGAAACCGTATACCCAGTTCTTGTCAAAAGTCCTGTGTCTGCATTCACTGTTGCAACTGTGACACCTTATCCCCCATCAGGTACACCAATTAAGTTTGATCAGATTGTGTATAATGCCGAGCAGCATTATGATCCTGAGACAGGTCTGTTCACCTGCCAGATTCCAGGAATTTATTACTTCTCCTATAGTGTGCATGTGAATGGAGCTAATGCTTTAGTGGCACTTTATAAAAATAGTGATCCAGTCATGTTTACCTACGATGAGTACAACAAGGGATTCGTGGACCAGATGTCTGGTAGTTCTGTCCTCCAGCTCAATGAGCAGGACACTGTTTATATTCAGATCCCTGATGATGAGGCTAATGGTGTTTTTGCTGCCGATAATGTCCATTGCTCTTTCTCTGGGTTCCTGATTGCCTCCACGTGA
- the marcksb gene encoding myristoylated alanine-rich protein kinase C substrate b translates to MGAQISKNGAKEETAAEKPAEAANKSNGQENGHAKTNGNASPNAEAATEDVQANGKHSADGEVKAEDGKAEEGGAEKAAPEGDAESSAVANGEDSAKTEENGSAPASAEPAKTKKRFSFKKPFKLSGFSFKKSAKKEAEGGEAEAAAATAAVENGEQKKEAEPESEEAKPEASSEEAKTEAPTEEPKADEPAESNEEKPSTEVAEEKPAEEKPAEAAPQEPAAAESSDAPAAATE, encoded by the exons ATGGGAGCGCAAATCTCCAAAAACGGAGCAAAAGAGGAGACTGCTGCCGAAAAACCAGCCGAGGCTGCGAATAAATCAAACGGACAG GAGAATGGCCATGCCAAAACCAATGGGAATGCCTCTCCAAATGCAGAAGCAGCCACAGAGGATGTGCAGGCCAATGGAAAGCACTCTGCTGATGGGGAGGTGAAAGCAGAGGATGGAAAGGCCGAGGAAGGAGGCGCAGAGAAGGCCGCTCCAGAGGGTGATGCGGAAAGTTCCGCTGTTGCGAATGGCGAAGACTCTGCCAAGACAGAAGAAAACGGTTCTGCCCCTGCGAGTGCCGAGCCTGCCAAAACCAAAAAGCGCTTTTCCTTTAAGAAACCATTCAAACTTAGCGGCTTCTCCTTTAAGAAGAGTGCCAAAAAAGAAGCTGAAGGTGGAGAGGCAGAGGcggcagcagcaacagcagctgTGGAGAATGGAGAGCAGAAGAAGGAAGCTGAACCAGAATCTGAGGAGGCCAAGCCTGAGGCCTCCAGCGAAGAGGCTAAGACGGAGGCTCCAACCGAGGAACCGAAAGCTGACGAACCAGCCGAAAGCAATGAGGAAAAACCATCCACTGAGGTAGCCGAAGAGAAGCCAGCTGAGGAGAAGCCAGCAGAAGCTGCTCCTCAGGAACCAGCAGCCGCAGAGAGCTCAGATGCCCCAGCCGCTGCCACAGAGTAA
- the fyna gene encoding tyrosine-protein kinase fyna, with the protein MGCVQCKDKEATKLTDDRETSVSQHAGYRYGADPTPQHYPSFGVTTIPNYNNFHAPVSQGVTVFGGVNTSSHSGTLRSRGGTGVTLFVALYDYEARSEDDLSFRKGEKFQILNSTEGDWWEARSLTTGGTGYIPSNYVAPVDSIQAEDWYFGKLGRKDAERQLLSNGNPRGTFLIRESETTKGAFSLSIQDWDETKGDHVKHYKIRKLDNGGYYITTRAQFETLQQLVHHYSARAAGLCCRLIVPCHKGMPRLADLSVKTKDVWEIPRESLQLIKRLGNGQFGEVWMGTWNGNTKVAVKTLKPGTMSPESFLEEAQIMKKLRHDKLVQLYAVVSEEPIYIVTEYMSKGSLLDFLKDGEGRGLKLPNLVDMAAQVAAGMAYIERMNYIHRDLRSANILVGDSLVCKIADFGLARLIEDNEYTARQGAKFPIKWTAPEAALYGRFTIKSDVWSFGILLTELVTKGRVPYPGMNNREVLEQVERGYRMPCPQDCPSSLHELMLQCWKRDPEERPTFEYLQAFLEDYFTATEPQYQPGDNL; encoded by the exons ATGGGCTGTGTGCAATGTAAGGACAAAGAGGCAACCAAACTCACAGATGACAGAGAAACTAGTGTCTCACAGCATGCAGGATATCGATATGGGGCTGATCCGACACCTCAACACTACCCCAGCTTCGGGGTCACCACCATACCCAACTACAACAACTTCCATGCGCCTGTCAGTCAAGGAGTGACTGTGTTTGGTGGAGTGAACACTTCTTCACATTCAGGAACATTACGATCCCGGGGTGGAACAG GAGTAACACTCTTTGTAGCACTTTATGATTATGAGGCAAGGTCAGAGGATGACCTCAGCTTCAGGAAAGGGGAAAAGTTCCAGATTCTAAATAGCAC GGAAGGAGACTGGTGGGAGGCCCGCTCTCTCACTACAGGTGGAACAGGATACATACCCAGTAATTATGTGGCTCCAGTAGACTCCATACAGGCAGAAGA TTGGTATTTTGGAAAACTAGGCCGTAAAGATGCAGAAAGGCAACTGTTGTCGAATGGAAATCCCAGAGGCACATTCCTTATAAGGGAGAGTGAGACCACGAAAG GAGCGTTCTCCTTGTCCATACAGGATTGGGATGAAACTAAGGGCGATCACGTGAAGCATTACAAGATACGCAAGTTAGACAATGGAGGATATTACATCACCACTAGAGCTCAATTTGAAACTCTGCAGCAGCTTGTGCATCATTATTCTG CCCGGGCTGCAGGACTCTGTTGCCGTTTAATAGTCCCGTGCCATAAAGGCATGCCCCGCCTCGCCGACCTGTCCGTCAAAACCAAAGATGTATGGGAGATCCCACGGGAGTCACTTCAGCTCATCAAACGATTGGGGAATGGACAGTTCGGAGAGGTCTGGATGG GCACTTGGAATGGCAATACTAAAGTGGCAGTGAAGACCTTGAAACCAGGCACAATGTCCCCGGAGTCGTTCCTGGAGGAGGCTCAGATAATGAAGAAACTGAGGCATGACAAGCTAGTGCAGCTGTATGCGGTCGTCTCTGAAGAACCAATCTACATTGTGACAGAATATATGAGCAAAG GAAGCCTGCTGGATTTCTTGAAGGATGGTGAAGGACGTGGGCTTAAATTGCCAAATTTAGTTGACATGGCTGCTCAG GTTGCTGCAGGCATGGCTTACATTGAAAGGATGAACTACATCCACAGAGATCTCCGATCTGCCAATATACTTGTTGGTGATAGTTTAGTGTGCAAGATTGCAGATTTTGGACTGGCCAGACTAATAGAGGACAATGAATACACAGCACGACAAG GTGCCAAGTTCCCAATCAAGTGGACGGCTCCAGAGGCAGCACTCTATGGAAGGTTTACTATCAAGTCAGATGTCTGGTCGTTTGGAATACTACTCACAGAGCTGGTCACCAAAGGACGCGTACCCTATCCAG GCATGAACAACCGGGAAGTCTTGGAGCAAGTAGAGCGTGGTTACAGGATGCCCTGCCCCCAGGACTGTCCCAGCTCCCTGCATGAGCTCATGCTCCAATGCTGGAAGAGGGACCCCGAGGAGCGGCCCACCTTTGAGTATCTGCAAGCCTTCCTGGAGGATTACTTCACTGCCACTGAACCACAGTACCAACCCGGGGACAACCTCTAA